In Phaseolus vulgaris cultivar G19833 chromosome 3, P. vulgaris v2.0, whole genome shotgun sequence, the sequence aatattaataatattattattattaaaaaaaataatgttgggTTAATATAGTTTTATAAATGAGTTGGAGCAAGTGTACTACTCGCATCTAGTATATtctttttgttaataaaaaaaacttttcttaTCAACATATACAACTTACATATATTGGTTGTGCTTTCTCAGTAAATCAAACACATTCAACAACAAAAAGCAATTGAATGACTATTAAGTGGAATTGAGGTGAGTTATCGTGTTTTTACGAGAAGAGCAAAGGACACAATCTACACTcacattttaatttatcttaaaaataataaaatagcaTAAAAacagtatttttaaaattagaccAAACCAACTGGTCGGACTAAAAAACCAATCAATTGATAAAGTGATTGGATGAAATAAGCCACAAAATCAGCTTAAGAAAACGGgcaaaaaaaactacaaaaaaatcggcaaaaataaaactagtaaaaagcaataaaaaaaaagtcgaCGAAAAATGTTCACAACGGATTCATGAAAAGTGATTAATACAGCAtcaattttactttttcttaaaAGGATAAAATCAACATTTGTCATTTTCTTTCGTATTCTAAATGTTGAattgttaattttaataattttgatatttatgGTTAAAAGACTTAAAGTGTTATGATAGTTATATTTGAACTTTTAGTATGAACTTTAAATGTTAAGAATCTAGAAGTCATGTTATAggtttagtttttaatattataaagttattacatatatatgtttctttaataatattttgtattattatttgattaaaatttgACTCCATCGTACTTCAATTATAATTAAACTATTAAATCTTGCACCATTATATATTCCTCCCTTCGGTAACTAATtcgatttttaaaatattgcaTAAAAGACTATAACTATATTGTGAACTTTACAATATTTCCTCCAAATTTACAAGGCTTAGTACAAAATCCTTTTTTCTACCGCGCttattttctgaaaaaaaaaaaacgcacTCATTTTCGATGAATTTTCCCTTTTGAAACGTATACATTACTCCAAAATAAACATCCTCAATAAAAGAGTACTTACTGCGACAGTAAATCTTGTAAACTCACAGAATTCTTATAGACATTTTTATGTCGTGCTCGGGACATGAATATGACTAAACACATACAAGGTCAACCAGGTTGTGGCAAATGACAATTTAAGAAACATTCCAAAACATGAGTAAATTATAATTGAGCTTGCCCACGCAGAGTATGAATCACGTTCAAACACGCAGATTAAAAAATTCATCTTACAATCCATACTTTTTCTTCCAACAAAAAAAGTTATAGCCTATATTCAAAATTTACCTACTTGAACATCTAAAGTGGTAAATCCGCTAGTTTTGTGCTATAATAATTTCATTGGTGAAAGTGAAAATCTTCTactttgtcttttctttttgtacTCTTCTGGTATCTCTTTGCGCGAAAGATTGTTGAAAAACTTCCATTTCAATCTATGGATTCGGTTTAGAGAAGAAGAAAGCGATTAAATTAAGAACAACTCGTCCACGCCGTCTCTTCATTATTAGAGTTCTACTGCCGCTCTATCTCTCTCTCTTATATATATGGAAATAAGAgaaagtaaaaaacaaaaaaagcaaATGACAGAAGGATACGTAATCGTATAAGCTTAAATGTAGAACTTTTATTGGTAGAAGTATCACTTAGAATACAAAGGACTGGTGAGGCTGACAAGAAAGACCAAGGAGCCTTTCAAATTTGAACCATCAACATAATAATAACCAAAGGTAATAGTACGAACGAAATGTTCGTTGGCTAAATGGCAAACAGCAGACAGAACTCCAAAGTACAGAGAATAATGATGAATAAGGAATATAGGAAAATAGAGAAGCTTAGGAAATGGTAATTAAGTTTATGAAAGTGGTTATAGGAAGTGTTTATTTAATAGCAGACGAAATCCTTAGGAGTTTTCTTTCCACAGTAGTTGAGGAGCAAGTTCAACTTGATGGGGACATTGAGGTTGATGCCTAACACATTAGCTCTGAGAGCAGTGCAAAGGCAGACGGCGGCTTCAAGATCAGCCAGACCCTGGATGAGGTTGCAGCATGGGGTCTTTGGTGGCTTCCCAAGCTCAACGCCGATCAAACCTAACACATCAGCACACACACCAAACTTAAGGGTGTTCTCAGGGCAACTGCCAGACTTTGTGGAAGGTGGCTTTGGGACAGGTGGGTGTTTGGGAGTTTTTGGGGGTGGATTGCATGGCACATATGTGGAGCTAACCACAGTGAAAAACAGGATGTTGAGACACAAGAGAAGAGCACCCTTGGAAGCCATTAATTTCACACTGCTGTTACAACTTCTTCACTCTCACAACACTACTACCACTCTTGCTTTGCTTTGGTGTGTGAGGTTGGAGAGGAATGAGTGGGGGTTTTATAGGGTGAGATTAGAGAGTGTCTTTTAAGTTTAAGGTTTAAAATAATTAGGTTTATTTGGAGGCCCATGTGAGTGACCCCATAATTTTCACGTATACTTGTTCcgaaattttcaaaataaattgattaGCTTAAAAAATGCATAGTATATTGCAGGTTTTTGTCATTTTTCATCGATTATTATTGAAACTGAATTATTACAAGAGCTTGAGGTTGTTCTTATTACTCTGTACTTGTCTCTTCCAACTCAACTTCTGTCGTCCAACAATACACGAAATTAGAATTAATATACAACTAATTAACGATTAACTTATGAAAATTGTCTGTCACCTTAAGGAATCCGCTACAAAACTTTTACACACATGTCAGCCGATCCATGGGCCACGATGTTTAAGTAAATTCCTTTGCTCAATTATGGACATAGATGTTCATCTTCGAAACACTTTTGATCTCAAATAAATGTGATTTACAATGCAGATATAGTTCGAAGGTGCTGTTTCAGATCATGTGCAAGATTGAACCCTGAAAATAGAAACCTTGGACTGACCTGATTGTATGGATATTCACTGATAGTTCAGGAGAGGTCCATGGACCCTCACTTACTGGTTAAAGTGcaaaataatgaataatatcTACACTAACACTCAAAATGGAAttagttatttatatttttctaaacaGTAATTTTTAATAGGTTGATTAGATATGAAATTTTGGaaaacatattatattttagaatacttattcaaattttttatcaacaataaacaTTATATACATATGAATCACTTTAAGAGGGATTCAGtccatatgaaaaaaattaagataactATACAATACAACACCTTCCAAACAACCGCTCAACTAACCCTGTCAAATATCATAGTCGCAAACAATCTAAAACGAAGAAAGGGAAACCAGAGGAGCAAGAAGGAGATTTAGAAGTAATTCAAGACCAAACCTTCAATTGAGCTAAAAAAAAGATCTCATAGAAATTCAACACTCCacctttaaatataattttattcctATGACTCTAAATCTCACTAACCACCGCAATCAAAATATTCTTCAGTTCTAAGTTAACCAACTCAGgagtattaaaaaaatgagagtAAGAATTAAAGAGGCGCAATcgacaaaataatattataaatattaaaacgatataatttaaaaatatagataaagttgtaaaaatagtaaaaaaaatacatagtaattatttttaaaaatagaaaaattatttaattgttttaaaataatttttttatttacttaattattttattaaataaataagttattatttttcattaaaaattaaaaaaattcaaattaaaatatgataaaaaatttaatcaataatattttatgattataaaGTAAATGACAAATTGAAATATATTCAAAGTTTTACaagataaaaaaactaattattataatacaattaaataaaacgtaacatcaaatttaatattttaaataaaaaaaaatattatgaaaataaaaaattactttttaagttttaaagGTTAAAATACATATAAGAATTTTTGTAATATCGTTTATAAAGTTCGtgtaatgaaaacaaaattgtaaataaatattaaaacagcATGCTTAACATAATCTAACTAGTATTAAAATTCTTACATGCTCTGATGAGTGATATAAATCTCATATATTAAATCTATGAGAGTAAGTATGAACGGGATCCCATACGAACATCAGTTCTTGCCGCAGATCAACTTTGACCAAATTATCATGAGTTTGTTTGTTTggccacaaaaaaaaaatagtaaatactcttttttcaaataacgctgaattattttaaagaacaaTTAATTATGTAATGTATTTCCTCGACCgagatattaaaaaatataatcataattaaatatagtttataatatatttatatcaacatattcagaaaTATATTCGTAACTTAATATAATGTATAATATATTATGTGAATAATTGGATAATGAAATTCATTAtaactaaataattatattttataattctgGTTATctttatcattatttaaaagtattaaaaatctataaatacaCATTAAATTAAATGTGTTACGGTAACTacttataattttcttattatatatttcatatttttttatagtttttattaaCTTGAACATAAAAGAATATCatgaagtatatttttttttggtctTCATCAAAAGTTTGGTGACCATATCTTGAAAGATTGACTTTGTCTTCCtataaacttttatttctaCTTTAGAGGAGTAACCCTCCTTTTGGATAAGAAAATTTAGTGTTTACTTTGAGATGTTGGTACGTCGCAATACATTTTTTAAgtcttgttaaaaaaattagctcCATCAATCATGAAACACTTTTATCCTCATTGGGTGGATATATTCTAATTTGTTTATATCTTGAATAAGCataaagaaaacaaagtaaTTTATAGTCGATTTTGTTGTTAACAAGTCTATCTGTGCTTGATAATGGATATGTGTCTATGGGACATGTTTAATTGAAATATGTAAAGTTGGTATACATTCTCAAtttgtcattttgatttttttaccaTGATGACATCTGTCAACCATATAGTATAAATGATTTTCTTTATGAACCTTGAGTAATTAGTTGACTTCGTGGTCAATGAGGAGACATCTCTTTTCATTGAGCTTTCTTTTCCTTTGAATCACTGATTGGGCTTAAGGAAGGATGAAAAAATTAAGACACAAAAAGTCCAAGTCAGTATCGAGCATATCCGTTAGGCTTCAAGTAAAGAGAACAACATTGTTTAGCAAGACTTgctttatattcttttttagtAGGCAACCTGTTGTTCGGCCCACCCTGTGCTCAAAGTTGTTTGAGAACCAATTTGTACACTTATCAACATTGTACGAAGTGTCAACCTTCACTAAAATATATCAAACTATGAGTGTTTGTTATTGTTCATTCGTGTCAAACGTTGTTAGCATATTGACTTAACCTCTGGTGTAAACTCGTTCCCTTGACAATCCAAGTAGTGGATATGAGTACAATTTAATGAGAGATGTAGGAATGTTGAACTTTAAAAATTTTGGCCACTAAAGTATGTCGATCAACCTTCCTTGGTCAACAATGACCATTTTGACATGTGAATTAGTTATTGTGGCGATGACAATGATTAGATAATCTTCTGCAGAGTCATAGATGCAATAATTTTAGTTTGTAAAAGTGATGGATGGGAAAGGGCGAGATCATAGTAGGCTTATTAAGTTGATGCTTTGAAGACTTATTTTTCTTGCAAAACTCGAATTGCTTCTTTAACAAATTCACCAGCAAGATTGATTATTCCTCTAACTACATTGAGGTTGATCTCTCTGCTCCTACTCAGCATGTGGAGCCCATTTTTACTCCTGGTGATTTCCTTTGCCACGATCTTGGAATCCACCATGAAATAATGTACCTTAACGTTCTTTCCATCTTCCTTATCCTCAACCTCATTTACCCATTTTGTATGAAACGTGCCAACGCAACCGACTAGATGAGTTCTTgtataaaaagatataaattcgtaaattaaggattattttattattttatacgtaaattaacaataaatcatCATAaatgtctatattttaatatgaaatattactgaaattaggcacatatcaaaatattaaatatatatatatatattattttagtttttattaaagagttcaaaaacttataaatatacATTCATACTACAATAAATACTTACTCAATACTCATGCTCATTTACTTGATATGTTTTCTCTTTAAGGATAATGACGTTGTTTctcaataaaaacaaatatacattaattatatatatagttatattatCAACTAGTTAAAGgtataaaactaataaaatttagtgtaatgaaaatgattgaatg encodes:
- the LOC137808059 gene encoding putative lipid-binding protein AIR1, producing MASKGALLLCLNILFFTVVSSTYVPCNPPPKTPKHPPVPKPPSTKSGSCPENTLKFGVCADVLGLIGVELGKPPKTPCCNLIQGLADLEAAVCLCTALRANVLGINLNVPIKLNLLLNYCGKKTPKDFVCY